The following DNA comes from Microbacterium wangchenii.
CAGCTTGAGCTGACGGTCGAGTTCCTGCGTGGCCTCGCTGCTCGCGGTGAAGTTCACGACGGCGTAGATGCCTTCGGTCTTCTTCTTGATCTCGTACGCGAGACGGCGGCGGCCCCAGATGTCGACGTTGTCGATGGTGCCTCCGTCGGTCGTGATGACCTTGAGGAAACCGTCGAGCTTCGGAGCGACCTGGCGCTCGTCGACCTCGGGGTCGAAGATGACCATGAGTTCGTACTGGTGCGTCACTAACCCACCTCCTTCGGACTAGAACGGCTGCCGGGCATTTCCCGTCAGCAGGAGGGTGTGTGCATGTCGTCCGGGGTGAGACGCGCACAGGCGTCGCCGGACAACCTTCACAGTGTATCGGATGGCACCGCCCCTCGCACATCGCCGGCCCCGCCCCATCCGCGAGACACCACATCGCGTCCGAGACACCACGCGACGCGGTATGTCTCGGACGGAATGTGGTGTCTCACCCGGGGCTTGCTCGATAACGTAGGCGCATGCCGTGGACCGCCGACGTCGCCGCCCGTGTCGCCCCACTGCCGGGGCGCCGTCGGGGAAGCCGCGGATGACCGCGCCGGCGCCGGTCGCGTTCGACGCGCGGCCGCTGACCGATCCGGTCGACCGCGCCGCGGCGAAGGCGTTCGTCCGCGAGCTCCGCGCGCAGGGCAAGGCGCCCGGCTGGATGGCGGGATCCGGGGGCGCGGTGATCGCCGTGGCCGTCGTGCTCGGCATCATCGTTCTGGGCATGTCCGGCACGGTGTTCACGGCGCTGCTGGCCGTGCTCGCGAGCGGTGGAGGCTTCGTCTCGCTGTTCACCTTCGCCCCGTTCCTCATCATCGGGGGCGCCATCGCCGTGGTCATCGTGGCCCTTGTCCGCGGTGGCGGAGGAGGCGAGCGCTGGTACCGGCTGGACCGCTTCGCGCGCACGAACGGCATGAGCTTCCTCCCCACCGTCGCGAAGCCACCCCTGCCGGGGCTGATCTTCCAGCGCGGCAGCTCCCGGGCGTCCAGCGACATCGTCCGCGGGATGCAGCCGCGCTTCGTGGAGTTCGCGAACTATCGCTACACCACCGGGTCGGGCAAGAACCGCACCACCCACCGGTGGGGATACGTCGCGGTGAAACTCGATGTGCCGCTGCCGCACATCGTGCTGGACGCCGTCGGCAACAACGGCCTGTTCGGCGTCTCCAACCTTCCCGCGGCATTCGACCGCGACCAGCGCCTGAGCCTCGAGGGTGATTTCGACCGATTCTTCTCGCTCTACTGCCCGCCCGATTACGAACGCGACGCGCTGTACCTGTTCACGCCCGACATCATGGCGCGCTTCATCGACAACGCCGCCGCCCTGGACGTCGAGATCGTCGACGACTGGCTGTTCCTGTACGCCAAGCGCGACCTTTCGACGCTCGATCCGGCGACGTGGGCGTGGCTGTTCTCGGTGGTCGCCGCCCTGCTCGACAAGTTCGCGCAGTGGGCCCGCTGGCGCGACGACCGGCTGGCATCCGGCCCCTCTGTCGACACGGCGGCGGTGGCCGCGGGCGCCGCCCCCTCCTCCGCTCCGATGATCACGCCGCCCCCGGCGGGAGTCGCCCCCGGCGGCCAGCGCCTGAAGACCCGGACCTCGGTGGTCACGGTCGTCGTCGTGATCGTCATGGTGGTGGTGTGGTCGATGCCCACGATCCTCGGCCTCTTCCACTGACCGCCGCCCCCTCGTCCGGCAACGGCCGGGGCACCCTCAGGATGCGGGGGGAAGCAGACGCGCAGCGAGCGCCTCGAC
Coding sequences within:
- the rpsF gene encoding 30S ribosomal protein S6, producing MTHQYELMVIFDPEVDERQVAPKLDGFLKVITTDGGTIDNVDIWGRRRLAYEIKKKTEGIYAVVNFTASSEATQELDRQLKLNEQIMRTKVLRAEEAIALVASEAQRKEAKAARKAAAAETRTAQKDA